A genomic region of Arachis hypogaea cultivar Tifrunner chromosome 5, arahy.Tifrunner.gnm2.J5K5, whole genome shotgun sequence contains the following coding sequences:
- the LOC140184643 gene encoding uncharacterized protein produces MVHGPCGLYNKNSPCMKNGSCSKFYLKEFRQRTLIDEAGFSKYRHTDNGRTVKKIECVLDNKFIVPYNPKLLLKFGCHINVENTCQTSSIKYLFKYVHKDNDRVTTTLYNTGDSSEATQVVDEIRNYYDCRYISACEVVWFIWI; encoded by the coding sequence ATGGTACATGGTCCATGTGGTCTGTACAATAAAAATTCACCTTGCATGAAGAATGGATCATGTTCAAAGTTTTATCTCAAAGAGTTTAGGCAGCGAACACTCATTGATGAAGCCGGATTTTCCAAATATAGGCATACTGATAACGGTCGAACAGTGAAGAAAATAGAATGTGTACTAGACAATAAGTTCATTGTTCCTTATAATCCAAAATTGTTGCTCAAGTTCGGGTGCCACATAAATGTGGAAAACACATGCCAAACAAGTTCTATTAAGTATTTGTTTAAGTATGTACACAAGGACAATGACCGTGTCACAACTACCCTATACAACACTGGTGATTCGTCAGAAGCCACACAAGTTGTTGACGAAATTAGGAATTACTACGATTGTAGGTACATTTCGGCATGTGAGGTAGTCTGGTTTATTTGGATAtga